The Natrinema sp. DC36 genome includes the window CGATCCGTCGGGTAGTACGACCGCTATCTGCCGCTGTGAATCTGATTCTGACATGACTGTGGAAGTGGTGAAAATCCCGGTGGCGTGTCCGCGCCGCGTCCCGCACACTGGTCGACTGTGGCCGACGCAATACGCGGTAGGTGGGAATTAGAAACGGGCAAACGCCCCTGTAAAGCGGACACCTACCATCGTGGCTACGGCTACTCTCGAACGGAATAAAAGCGTTGTGATGGGGCTTGGACGGCGATGTGGTTGCCGTCGCTCGAATGGGAGTCGACGGGGAACTATCGCACTCGACCGGAGACTGTCAGTACGCGATCGAATTCCAACGCAGGCGAAGCGGGCGAGCGAACGAGAACGCAACTCCGAGTGTGCGGTCACCGGTCGTCGACGGAGAGACGTACCGGGTTCCGTTCCGGTATCGGACGCTCGTTCCGATGCTCGTCTATCAGTTCGAGAAACGGTCTCATGTCCTCGAATCGCTGGCCTCGCGTGACGATGTGTTCGTCCCGATCCCACTCGATAAAGCCGTACGAAGCCAGTTTCGGCAGGTGAACGTGGTGCTTCCGGAGCAGTTCCACGTCCGCGTCCGAGTTCTCGCCGGATCCGGAGAGATACGTGCGGAGCAATCCCCCGTCTGCTTCGGCGATTTGTCGAGAAATGCCAGTCAGTTTGGAGATGCGGAGCCGATCTCGGCCCAGTAACTCGACTAATAGCTCACGCCGGCGAACGTCCGCCAACGCCTCGAATATCTCGTCATCGTCGATCATCAAGTATCCCCTCGAGTTCCGTTTAGAGTCGGCATCATCTTAAAAACGTGATGTTTTCACGAACCCCCGTCGTTTTGATTAACAGAGTAACAGAGCCGGGCGATCAGTTCCCGCCGAACTTGCCAGTCCGGACGTCTGCCGATCCGATTCGTCCGTGGAATCGCCTTCGCGTCCCTTCATCGCCGCGTCGCTCTCGGGACCGGTACTCGTTTTTCCCGTCCCCTCGATAGGCCGGTATGAGCGTCAACGCCGTTCTCTTCGACTTCGACGACACGTTCTATCCCTACTCGCCGTGTAACGAGGCGGGAAAGGACGCCGCTCGAGCGACTGCGCGGGACCTCGGCTACGACTTCGACCGCGAGTCGTTCGAGGAGTTCTACCAGGCGGGACGCCGTGCAACGAAGCGCGAACTCCCCGGGACGGCGGCCTCCCACGAGCGCTTCCTCTACTTCAAACGCGCCCTCGAGCGCCGCGTCGGTCGCCCGAAACCGGCGGACGCGCTCGCGCTCGGTGAGGCCTACTGGGAGGCGTATATCGACGAAATGGCGCTCTATCCCGATGTCGAGCGAACCCTCGAGACGCTTCGCGAAAACGGGATCGACGTCGCCATCGTCACGAATCTCACGACGCGCATCCAACTCGAGAAACTCGCCGCACTGGGACTCGAGTCCCACATCGACCTGCTTCTCACCTCCGAAGAGACCGGCCGGGAGAAGCCGGGCTCTGTCATGTTCACGCTGCCCCTGTCGCGACTCGACCGGCGGCCGTCGGAGGCGGTGATGGTGGGTGACGACATCGAGTCTGACATCGCGGGCGGGAACGCCGTCGGGCTGGAGACGGTGCTGTTCGACCCCGACGGCGAACGCGACGGCGAGGCGCTCGAGGGGAATCGCCGGCCGGACCACAGGATAGATTCGTTCGCGGCGCTAACGGCGGTGGTACTGTGATGCTCGAGTCCCAGCGACGAGCGGTGGTCGAGCACGCGCCGGCACTCGCCGCGCTGACGCCCGGCCGGACGGGGAATCTGAGCGTCCGCGACGGTGCCGGCGGCGACGCATTCGCGGTCACGCCCACCGGCGTCCCCTACGACAGTTTCGACGTCGATGACGTCCCGGTCGTCGGCGTCGACGGCGATCGGCGCGGCGGCGAGATGGCCCCGAGCAGCGAGGTCCCGATGCACGCCGCGATCTACCGGCGCGAAGACGTCGGCGCGATCGTCCACACCCACTCGCCGTGGTCGACCGCGATGGCC containing:
- a CDS encoding HAD-IIIA family hydrolase, with product MSVNAVLFDFDDTFYPYSPCNEAGKDAARATARDLGYDFDRESFEEFYQAGRRATKRELPGTAASHERFLYFKRALERRVGRPKPADALALGEAYWEAYIDEMALYPDVERTLETLRENGIDVAIVTNLTTRIQLEKLAALGLESHIDLLLTSEETGREKPGSVMFTLPLSRLDRRPSEAVMVGDDIESDIAGGNAVGLETVLFDPDGERDGEALEGNRRPDHRIDSFAALTAVVL